A stretch of Triticum aestivum cultivar Chinese Spring chromosome 1D, IWGSC CS RefSeq v2.1, whole genome shotgun sequence DNA encodes these proteins:
- the LOC123170809 gene encoding uncharacterized protein has translation MSLRRLLGLSAAAAAVPGRPRRSLATAAAHPPWAIVKRWAAAADEPAPGALVHLDHPPRLSCLGVPKHLLTPMASPAADSYVNQIVTGSVRAASADGLLLLSYVDERVVFPVLAEQGAAPLRNEPTEHAVSVTRLVCNPVTGQLSRLPPALFYEPHVRKLMCGKHTGLLTRAGRGHDGHGPPDRFAVAALQGDRMARFLSETGRWESLPVSTCQLPLERAMVLDREVVAFGGRLWWLDATCGTISADPFSDRPELCFVELPRGSVLPAAAPRDCPDCGDPCGGCGTSKHRRLCVSQGRLRYLEVSQEEPFVLSCFVLDVDKRGGWTLEHRLDLSRYEAHRYGHPWLPLKGENTPQVGFLDPLDANVVYMSACITTLENTPRVVFVVDMKIDLPFRSYAYRSGEPCFVPCVLPPWLGSSQIPSAGKKSVKKNKSLADVLVRADNLQKR, from the exons ATGTCTCTCCGGCGCCTCCTaggcctctccgccgccgccgccgccgtccccggaCGCCCCCGCCGCTCCCTCGCCACGGCCGCCGCGCATCCTCCGTGGGCCATCGTCAAGcgctgggcggcggcggccgacgagCCGGCGCCGGGCGCGCTCGTGCACCTCGACCACCCGCCGCGCCTCTCCTGCCTAGGCGTCCCGAAGCACCTCCTCACGCCCATGGCCAGCCCCGCCGCGGACAGCTACGTCAACCAGATAGTCACCGGCTCCGTCCGCGCCGCCAGCGctgacggcctcctcctcctctcctacgTCGACGAGCGCGTGGTCTTTCCCGTCCTCGCCGAACAGGGCGCCGCTCCGCTGCGCAATGAGCCGACCGAGCACGCCGTCAGCGTCACGCGTCTCGTCTGCAACCCTGTCACCGGTCAGCTCTCCCGCCTCCCGCCCGCCCTCTTCTACGAGCCTCATGTCAGAAAGCTCATGTGCGGCAAGCACACGGGCCTACTCACCCGAGCCGGTCGCGGCCACGACGGGCACGGGCCGCCCGACAGGTTCGCCGTCGCCGCGCTGCAGGGGGACCGGATGGCCCGGTTTCTCTCGGAAACAGGCAGGTGGGAATCTCTGCCGGTCTCGACGTGCCAGCTCCCGCTGGAGCGGGCGATGGTGCTGGACCGGGAGGTGGTGGCCTTCGGCGGCCGCCTGTGGTGGCTGGACGCGACCTGCGGCACCATCTCCGCCGACCCGTTCAGCGACCGGCCGGAGCTCTGCTTCGTCGAGCTGCCGAGGGGCAGCGTGCTGCCGGCCGCCGCCCCACGGGACTGTCCCGATTGCGGGGACCCCTGCGGCGGCTGCGGCACATCGAAGCACCGGCGCCTGTGCGTCAGCCAAGGGCGGCTGCGGTACCTCGAGGTCTCTCAAGAAGAGCCGTTTGTGCTCAGCTGCTTTGTGCTCGATGTTGACAAGCGCGGTGgctggacgctggagcaccggctcGACCTCAGCCGCTACGAGGCTCACCGGTACGGCCACCCATGGCTGCCCTTAAAGGGGGAGAACACGCCACAAGTTGGGTTTCTTGACCCACTTGACGCCAATGTTGTCTACATGTCGGCCTGCATCACCACTCTTGAGAATACGCCACGAGTCGTCTTCGTCGTGGACATGAAGATAGACCTTCCGTTTCGGAGTTATGCGTATAGATCAGGCGAACCCTGCTTCGTACCTTGTGTTCTTCCGCCGTGGCTTGGATCGAGCCAGATCCCTTCTGCAG GCAAGAAAAGTGTTAAGAAGAACAAGAGTTTGGCAGATGTTCTGGTTCGTGCAGACAATCTGCAGAAGAGATGA